In Thiohalobacter sp., the following are encoded in one genomic region:
- a CDS encoding DNA gyrase inhibitor YacG: MNRSIPTVNCPTCGQPARWHADNPWRPFCCERCKLIDLGEWLSEKHCIPGPPDIENPDAADFGTKGSGGNPV; this comes from the coding sequence ATGAACCGTTCCATACCCACCGTCAACTGCCCCACCTGCGGCCAGCCCGCCCGCTGGCACGCCGACAATCCCTGGCGGCCCTTCTGCTGCGAGCGCTGCAAGTTGATCGATCTCGGTGAATGGCTGTCGGAAAAGCACTGCATCCCGGGGCCACCCGACATTGAAAACCCGGATGCGGCGGATTTCGGGACAAAGGGGTCCGGCGGCAACCCGGTCTGA